CGGATTGTTAGGAGCTTTAGAAGAATTAACCGATGCTGAGGCCAGAAAAAATTACGAAGTAAATGTTTTCGGGTTATTAAACGTAATCAGACACACAGCACCAATTCTTCGTGCCAATCAATCAGGACATATTTTTAATATTTCTTCAATTGGAGGATATTACGGAGAATTTCCGGGGTGGGGAATTTACTGTTCTACAAAGTTTGCAGTTGCTGGTTTAACAGAATCTTTAGCAGCAGAAATAAAACCGTTTGGGGTTCATGCTACAATCGTTTATCCAGGTTATTTTAGAACCGATTTCTTAAAAGACAGTTCTTTATTACTGCCAGAAAACCCAATTGAGGAATATAAAGAAGTTAGACAATCTGAAAACGTACACAAAGAAGGAATCAACGGAAATCAGCCGGGAGATCCTGTAAAATTAGCGGAAGCTTTAATTAAAGTTAGTCAAGATGAAAATCCACCATTGCATTTATTTTTAGGTGAAGATGCTTTTAATATGGCAAACCAAAAAATAGTAAGTGTTCAGGGTGAATTAAGCCAATGGAAAACAGTTTCAGTTTCAACAGGATTTTAAATTATCATGATGGTGAAATTATAATATAAGTTTGAAGTAAAAAAAGACGCCAGATAGAAATTTCTATCTGGCGTTTTAACTCATAAAGAAGGTAAGAATAATTACATCATTCCCGGCATTCCGCCTCCCATTGGCATTCCGCCTCCGGCATTTTCTTCTTTAATATCAATTAATGCGCACTCTGTAGTTAAGATCATTCCAGAAACAGATGCAGCATTTTCTAATGCAACACGAGTTACTTTCTTAGGATCGATAATTCCGGCAGCTAACATATCTACATATTCGTCAGTTTTTGCGTTGTATCCAAAATCACCAGAACCTTCAGAAACTTTAGCTACAACAACAGAGCCTTCAAGACCTGCGTTTTCAACGATAGTTCTTAATGGAGATTCAACTGCGCGGGAAACGATTTGGATTCCTGTTGCTTCATCAGCGTTGTCAGCTTTTAATTCAGCCAAAGCAGCTTTAGCTCTTAATAATGCAACACCACCTCCGGCAACGATTCCTTCTTCAACAGCTGCACGAGTTGCGTGTAATGCATCATCAACTCTGTCTTTTTTCTCTTTCATTTCAACTTCAGAAGCTGCACCAACATAAAGAACTGCAACACCTCCGGCTAATTTAGCCAAACGCTCCTGTAATTTTTCTTTATCGTAATCAGATGTAGTCGTTTCCATCTGACCTTTAATTTGGTTCACGCGATTTTTGATAATATCAGCTTCACCTGCACCGCTTACAATTGTAGTATTGTCTTTATCGATAGAAACCTTTTTTGCAGTTCCTAACATTTCGATAGTTGTGTTTTCTAAAGTATAACCTCTTTCTTCAGAAATTACAGTTCCGCCAGTTAAGATTGCGATATCTTCTAACATTGCTTTTCTTCTGTCTCCAAAGCCTGGAGCTTTAACAGCAGCAATTTTAAGAGCTCCTCTTAATTTGTTTACTACTAAAGTAGAAAGCGCTTCGCCATCAACATCTTCAGCAATAATCAATAATGGTTTTCCTGATTGAGCAACTGGTTCTAAAACAGGTAGTAATTCTTTTAAAGAAGATACTTTTTTGTCGTATAATAAGATGTATGGAGAGTCTAATTCAACTTCCATTTTTTCCGGGTTTGTAACAAAGTAAGGAGAAAGATATCCTCTGTCAAACTGCATTCCTTCAACAACATCAACAAAAGTATCAGTTCCTTTAGCTTCTTCAACAGTAATAACACCTTCTTTTCCAACTTTAGCGAAAGCTGTAGCGATTAATTCACCAATAACTTCATCATTGTTTGCAGAGATAGCAGCAATTTGTTTGATTTTATCAGAATCACTTCCAACCACTTTAGCTTGTTTTGCTAAGTCAGCTACGATAGATTCGACAGCTTTATCTATACCACGTTTCAAATCCATTGGGTTTGCACCAGCAGCAACGTTTTTCAAACCTTCTTTTACGATAGCCTGAGCTAAAACAGTAGCAGTTGTCGTTCCGTCACCAGCTAAATCATTAGTTTTAGAAGCCACTTCTTTCACCATTTGTGCCCCCATGTTTTCTAGTGGGTCTTTTAATTCAATTTCTTTAGCAACAGAAACACCGTCTTTAGTAACATTTGGGCCACCAAATGATTTTCCGATAATTACGTTACGACCTTTTGGTCCCAGAGTCACTTTTACAGCGTTTGCTAATGCATCAACACCGCGTTTTAAACCGTCACGTGCTTCAATATCAAATTTTATATCTTTTGCCATTTTAATTTTTTGTTTAAAGTTTTAATTTGTTTAAAGTTACTTTAGTCTTAATTTTTAATACCGAGTACTTAATCTTATTTTTTTAGATGATTGCTAAAATATCATCCTCACGCATCATCAAATAATCAGTTCCTTCCAGTTTTAATTCTGTTCCGGCATATTTACCATAAAGAACAGTGTCACCAACTTTAACGGTCATAGTGTGATCTTTAGATCCGTTTCCAACTGCAACTACAGTTCCTTTTTGTGGTTTTTCTTTCGCAGTATCCGGAATAAAGATTCCTGATGCAGTTTTAGTTTCTGCAGCTACTGGCTCGATAAGTACGCGATCTGAAAGCGGTTTAATGTTTAAGGCCATGATTTTATATTATTATAGTTATACGTTTTTTAATGTTCAATAAGCTTTCAGAAATTGTGCCATGCTCATAAAACTGACATTTTTTCCTAAAAAAAATGCCAGCTTTGACAGGCTGGCATTTTATCTTTATTTTGTAAATTATTATTTAGCTGCAGGAGTTGCAGGAGCTGGAGTTCCCTGAGCCGGAGCAGCTGGTGTAGTTGCAGCAGGCGCTTCTGTTTTTTCAATAATTTTAGAATCAGTATCACTAAGTGATCCTGTAAAACTTAAACTTGAAAGCAAAATTAAAGCAATCAAAATAGTCGCTAATGTCCAGGTGCTTTTGTCTAAAAAGTCTGTTGTTTTTTGTACTCCACCTAACATTTGAGTTCCGCTAATTGTAGATGATAATCCTCCACCTTTAGGATTTTGGACCATAATTACTATAATCAATAGAAAACAAACTATTGTGATTAAAACTAAAAAAATTGAAAATGTGCTCATTACTTAATTATTGTTATTGTTATTTTGTTGTAAAATCTTTATGTCTGATATGCGGTCTGCAAAGAAAGTAATTTTTTCCGGATATTTCAAAATTAATATTTCATATGCTTGTATTGCTTTTGTGTATTTTTTTTGCTCCAAATATACTCTCGCTAAGGTTTCTGTCATTAAATAAGAATTATCTTCTTTATTTGAGTCAAGTTGTACCGCAGGATTTATTGCTGTTTGTTTTATAGGTGAAATTTTCGGATTTGTTTCGATGAACTTATCGATTATTTCTGCTTTTTTCTTTTTTTCTTCGTCAATCATTTCGTTTTCGACTATGTTTTCAACGTTTGTTTCTGTCTTTGCAGCTTCTATCGGACCTTCATTTGTCCTGTCAATTGGTTCTGGTCTTGCTAATTGCAGCCATTCCTGGAAAGAATGTTTTTCATTAACTGAAAAATCCAATGGTTTTCCTATTTCCAGATTTTCCTCGGCCGTTTTTACTGTTTCAGATACTTCAGTTTCTTTTGGTTCTTCAGCAGGAACTTCTTCAA
The Flavobacterium flavigenum genome window above contains:
- a CDS encoding SDR family NAD(P)-dependent oxidoreductase, with amino-acid sequence MGNNEVWFVTGASKGLGLELVKKLLAEGFKVAATSRSESSLIKELGNTSENFLPLEMDLVDEKSVKNAIDKTVNHFKTIDVLVNNAGYGLLGALEELTDAEARKNYEVNVFGLLNVIRHTAPILRANQSGHIFNISSIGGYYGEFPGWGIYCSTKFAVAGLTESLAAEIKPFGVHATIVYPGYFRTDFLKDSSLLLPENPIEEYKEVRQSENVHKEGINGNQPGDPVKLAEALIKVSQDENPPLHLFLGEDAFNMANQKIVSVQGELSQWKTVSVSTGF
- the groL gene encoding chaperonin GroEL (60 kDa chaperone family; promotes refolding of misfolded polypeptides especially under stressful conditions; forms two stacked rings of heptamers to form a barrel-shaped 14mer; ends can be capped by GroES; misfolded proteins enter the barrel where they are refolded when GroES binds) is translated as MAKDIKFDIEARDGLKRGVDALANAVKVTLGPKGRNVIIGKSFGGPNVTKDGVSVAKEIELKDPLENMGAQMVKEVASKTNDLAGDGTTTATVLAQAIVKEGLKNVAAGANPMDLKRGIDKAVESIVADLAKQAKVVGSDSDKIKQIAAISANNDEVIGELIATAFAKVGKEGVITVEEAKGTDTFVDVVEGMQFDRGYLSPYFVTNPEKMEVELDSPYILLYDKKVSSLKELLPVLEPVAQSGKPLLIIAEDVDGEALSTLVVNKLRGALKIAAVKAPGFGDRRKAMLEDIAILTGGTVISEERGYTLENTTIEMLGTAKKVSIDKDNTTIVSGAGEADIIKNRVNQIKGQMETTTSDYDKEKLQERLAKLAGGVAVLYVGAASEVEMKEKKDRVDDALHATRAAVEEGIVAGGGVALLRAKAALAELKADNADEATGIQIVSRAVESPLRTIVENAGLEGSVVVAKVSEGSGDFGYNAKTDEYVDMLAAGIIDPKKVTRVALENAASVSGMILTTECALIDIKEENAGGGMPMGGGMPGMM
- a CDS encoding co-chaperone GroES, which translates into the protein MALNIKPLSDRVLIEPVAAETKTASGIFIPDTAKEKPQKGTVVAVGNGSKDHTMTVKVGDTVLYGKYAGTELKLEGTDYLMMREDDILAII
- the secG gene encoding preprotein translocase subunit SecG, translated to MSTFSIFLVLITIVCFLLIIVIMVQNPKGGGLSSTISGTQMLGGVQKTTDFLDKSTWTLATILIALILLSSLSFTGSLSDTDSKIIEKTEAPAATTPAAPAQGTPAPATPAAK